A part of Patagioenas fasciata isolate bPatFas1 chromosome 30, bPatFas1.hap1, whole genome shotgun sequence genomic DNA contains:
- the SLC27A3 gene encoding long-chain fatty acid transport protein 3 codes for MAVLAVLVALAVSVALALLHRLLRPHLWADLAFAVRAARCRRRAMRGRGGLAARFLRAAREAPARPFLRAAGGAEPYGAAARRVARVANALRRRPLPGGGELGPGVTVGLLVGNEPRFVWGWLGLAALGARPAFLGTALRPPALRHCLRACGARALLVADGLFAAVEPILPSLREDDVAVWVLGGGPYPPGVLALQDLLDAASEELEPEDVWEPQDMNDTSLYIFTSGTTGLPKAARISHLKSIMCLSFYELVGASSRDVIYLALPLYHMAGSLLGIGGCIGIGATCVLKEKFSAGQFWDDCRAEGVTVFQYIGELCRYLVNQPPRPGEREHGLRLAVGSGLRPDVWRSFLRRFGDVRVVETYGMTEGNVTLFNYTGTPGAVGRGSFIYKLVSPFDIVRYDVAQGAPVRDASGRCVRVKPGETGLLIAPVSPRTPFLGYAGSREQSEQKLLRGVFAQGDTYFSTGDLVEQDRDQFVRFRDRTGDTFRWKGENVATTEVAEALMAHESLQEATVYGVTVPGHEGRAGMAALVLRPGHRFDGPALHRHLEQLLPPYARPRFLRLQERLEMTETFKQQKARLAGEGCDPARVPEPLFLLDAAAGAYVPLDPALWERVLDGRLRI; via the exons ATGGCGGTGCTGGCGGTTTTGGTGGCGCTGGCGGTTTCGGTGGCGCTGGCGCTGCTGCACCGTTTGCTGCGGCCGCACCTCTGGGCCGACCTGGCGTTCGCGGTTCGCGCCGCGCGGTGCCGGCGCCGGGCGATGCGGGGCAGGGGCGGCCTGGCCGCCCGGTTCCTGCGGGCGGCGCGGGAGGCGCCGGCGCGGCCGTTCCtgcgggcggcggggggagcggagCCCTACGGGGCGGCCGCGCGGCGGGTGGCCCGGGTGGCCAACGCGCTCCGGCGGCGGCCGCTGCCCGGGGGGGGCGAGCTGGGACCCGGCGTGACcgtggggctgctggtggggaacGAGCCGCGGTTCGTGTGGGGCTGGTTGGGGCTGGCGGCGCTGGGGGCCCGACCCGCGTTCCTGGGCACGGCGCTGCGGCCGCCGGCGCTCCGGCACTGCCTGCGGGCCTGCGGGGCCAGGGCGCTGCTGGTGGCGGACG GGCTGTTTGCGGCGGTGGAGCCCATCCTGCCCAGCCTGCGCGAGGACGACGTGGccgtgtgggtgctgggggggggtccGTACCCCCCCGgtgtcctggccctgcaggacctgctggatGCGGCCTCTGAGGAGCTGGAGCCCGAGGACGTGTGGGAGCCGCAGGACATGAACGACACCTCTCTCTACATCTTCACCTCCGGCACCACCG gtCTCCCCAAAGCCGCCCGCATCTCCCACCTCAAGTCCATCATGTGCCTGAGCTTCTACGAGCTGGTCGGAGCCTCCAGCCGGGACGTGATTTACCTGGCGCTGCCGCTCTACCACATGGCCGGGTCCCTCCTGGGCATCGGCGGCTGCATCGGCATCG GGGCCACGTGTGTGTTGAAGGAGAAGTTCTCAGCCGGCCAGTTCTGGGACGATTGTCGCGCCGAGGGCGTCACCGTCTTCCAGTACATCGGGGAGCTCTGCCGCTACCTGGTCAACCAGCCGCCG CGCCCCGGGGAGCGGGAGCACGGGCTGCGGCTGGCGGTGGGCAGCGGGCTGCGCCCCGACGTGTGGCGGAGcttcctgcggcgcttcggggaCGTGCGCGTGGTGGAGACCTACGGCATGACCGAGGGCAACGTCACCCTCTTCAACTACACGGGGACGCCGGGGGCCGTGGGGCGCGGCAGCTTCATCTACAAG CTCGTCTCGCCGTTCGACATCGTGCGCTACGACGTGGCGCAGGGAGCGCCGGTGCGGGACGCGTCCGGGCGCTGCGTCCGCGTGAAGCCGG GCGAGACGGGGCTGCTGATCGCCCCGGTGAGCCCGCGCACCCCGTTCCTGGGCTACGCCGGCAGCCGGGAGCAGTCGGAGCAGAAGCTGCTGCGCGGGGTGTTCGCCCAGGGCGACACCTATTTCAGCACCGGGGACCTCGTGGAGCAGGACCGCGACCAGTTCGTCCGCTTCCGCGACCGCACCGGGGACACCTTCAG GTGGAAAGGTGAGAACGTGGCCACCACCGAGGTGGCCGAAGCCTTGATGGCCCACGAGTCCCTGCAAGAAGCCACCGTGTACGGCGTCACCGTGCCAG GCCACGAGGGCCGCGCCGGGATGGCCGCGCTGGTTCTGCGTCCCGGCCACCGCTTTGATGGCCCCGCGCTGCACCGGcacctggagcagctgctgccgcCGTACGCCCGGCCCCGCTTCCTCCGGCTGCAG GAGCGGCTGGAGATGACGGAGACGTTCAAGCAGCAGAAGGCGCGGTTGGCAGGCGAGGGCTGCGACCCGGCGCGCGTCCCCGAGCCGCTGTTCCTGCTGGACGCCGCCGCCGGCGCCTACGTCCCCCTGGACCCCGCGCTCTGGGAGCGCGTCCTGGACGGGCGGCTCCGCATTTAG